The region GGAGAGTTTAAGGAGGTCTTCTCTCTTTAGGTAGTAGAGGTCTGCTATCGATTTGACCAACCCTTTCTTTGTGAGCACGTTTGCGGTTGATTCTCCGAGTCCCTTTATATCGAGGACTTTACCCCAGTAAACCAGGTGTTCTTTCAGCTGAGCCGGACAGTTTATGTTCGGACACCTGGGGACCGCTTCGTCCAGCTCTTTCACTATGGGAGCTCCGCACACCGGGCAGTGCTTGGGAACTTCTACCGGTTTTTCGTCTCCCTTTCTCCTGTCTTTTACCGGGCCCACGATGTAAGGTATGGTCTCGCCGGCCCGCTCAACGATAACGTAGTCTCCTATGCGGATATCTTTGCTTTTTATGAAGTCGGGGTTAAAGAGCGTAGCCCTTGAAACTATGACCCCTCCCACTTCTACCGGTTCAAGTATGGCTACAGGGGTTAGGGCTCCTGTTCTGCCCACTTGCCACACAACGTCTATCAGCTTTGTAACCGCCTGTTTGGCCGGGAACTTGTAGGCTACCGCCCACCTGGGATGGTGGAGTGTTTCACCCAGTTTCTCCCATGCACAGATGTCGTTGACCTTTATTACCATTCCGTCTGCTTCAAAGTCCCACGTTTCTCTCTCTTCCTGTGCGGCCAAAACCGTTTCTATGACTTCCTCTATGTTCTTGCAGACTTTCTGGATGGGGGGAGTTTTGAAGCCGCACTCTGCAAGCAGTTTAAGGGCCTCTTTCTGTGTTCTGATATCTGTGCAGAGTTTTTTGGGCTCGGAGTAGAGTATCTGGTAAACGTAGCAGTCGAGCCCTCTTTTTGCCACTTCTGCCGGGTTTTTCAGTCTCAGGGTTCCCGCTGCGGCGTTTCTCGGGTTGGCAAAGAGGGTTAACCCCTGTTTCTCCCTCTCTTCGTTGAGTTTTTTGAAGACGCTCTTGGGCATTATAACTTCGCCCCTTATGGATATGAGCTCTATGCCGTGTTTCGAGAATGGGGCTTTTAGGGGTATGGATTTAATTGTTCTTATGTTTACCGTTATGTCCTCTCCGTAGATGCCGTCTCCCCGTGTTGCTCCCCTTACGAGAATGTCGTTTTTGTATACCAGTTCAACGCTTGCCCCGTCGAACTTGGGCTCTACTATGTACTCTACGGTGTCGGTTCCAAGTAGCTCTTTTACTTTTCTGTCCCACTCTTTCAGGTCTTCGGGGGAGTAGGTGTTTTCAAGGGACGTCATTTCGGCGTAGTGTTTTACTTTCTGAAACTCGCCGGTGAAGGCCGGGGATATGCGTTGAGTCGGGGAATCGGGGGTTACAACCTCCGGGTGGGCCTTCTCGAGGGCCTCTAAGGCGTGGAACAGCTTGTCGTACTGGTAGTCGGAGATTACGGGGTTTGCCTGAACGTAGTATTTGTAGTCGTGGTACCTGATAACTCTGCGGAGTTTCTCCGCAAGCTCTCTTGCCTCTTCGGTAGAGAGTTTTTTAAAGTCTTCTTCAGTTTTCCCTTCGAGTTCCTTCAGGAGTTTATCCGTTAGCTGCTGGAGTTCCCTCTCTTCTTCCTTTGTGTACATCTCTCCCTCCTTTTCTGTCTCCCGACTTTAAGTATACAAACGGTAGGAGGAGTGTAGAAGCTCCGAACAGCAGGAAGAATAGAAACGGTACCGGCGTGGGTTCCATAAACTCCAGTTGAACAACCGGAATGCCCCGGGCGAAACCTACGTCTTTTACCCAAACGAAACCTTCCTTAGAGAGTAGAGGACTGTTAAAAGAGGCCTCTCCTTCGATTTTAGTTTTACCCTCTATAAAAAGGTGGGCTACAGGTCCCCCTTTTGTGAAACGTAAGTCTGTTAGGGCAACTACTTTTCCGTCTACCTTTACGAAGCTCTGGGGGTAGAGGTAGAACTGATAGGCCTTAACGCTCAGAGGGAACGCCAGTAGTGC is a window of Thermovibrio ammonificans HB-1 DNA encoding:
- the ligA gene encoding NAD-dependent DNA ligase LigA → MYTKEEERELQQLTDKLLKELEGKTEEDFKKLSTEEARELAEKLRRVIRYHDYKYYVQANPVISDYQYDKLFHALEALEKAHPEVVTPDSPTQRISPAFTGEFQKVKHYAEMTSLENTYSPEDLKEWDRKVKELLGTDTVEYIVEPKFDGASVELVYKNDILVRGATRGDGIYGEDITVNIRTIKSIPLKAPFSKHGIELISIRGEVIMPKSVFKKLNEEREKQGLTLFANPRNAAAGTLRLKNPAEVAKRGLDCYVYQILYSEPKKLCTDIRTQKEALKLLAECGFKTPPIQKVCKNIEEVIETVLAAQEERETWDFEADGMVIKVNDICAWEKLGETLHHPRWAVAYKFPAKQAVTKLIDVVWQVGRTGALTPVAILEPVEVGGVIVSRATLFNPDFIKSKDIRIGDYVIVERAGETIPYIVGPVKDRRKGDEKPVEVPKHCPVCGAPIVKELDEAVPRCPNINCPAQLKEHLVYWGKVLDIKGLGESTANVLTKKGLVKSIADLYYLKREDLLKLSGWGLKKSENLLNQIEKSKSAPFWKKLTALGIRHVGEKTAQLLAKRFKNIEELMNADFTELASIPGIGPITATSIQNFFKAEQNVEMIKKLQEAGFKFERTQEEEQEEKLPKPLEGQRIVFTGELEHFTRKEAQHVVELLGANPTNSVTKKTSFVVVGENPGSKFQKAQKLGIKMLNEKEFIELLKRYADQNPEVKKILKEKGLL